In a single window of the Olivibacter sp. SDN3 genome:
- a CDS encoding glycoside hydrolase family 99-like domain-containing protein, translating into MKPNTGFGILMFLVIIGTFLACKDKQRTAQEYDVAAFYWPAYHYEPRAEFLFPDKKGEWEIIYNASPKEKGHLQPKIPVWGYLDEANPQDMDTKIEAAVEHGVNTFIFDWYWYEGEPFLEDCINEGFLKANRERMNFYIMWANHDATTYWDVDNPRIDSVIWKGGVDRKQFDIVVDRIIDKYFKNPSYYKINGEPVFCIYELNTLIDGLGGSEQTKEALDDFRRKTIEAGFPGLHLQGILWSELPATISGVPGDKIESQDEVLAFFGFNSLTNYCWAHLQNPAGDYEQWADAATAMWSDFSADFSIPYFPNLTVGWDANPRFLFKADYISNPAPEKFSKYVEQAKHYIDTHPDQPKLITINAWNEWSEGSYLEPDTLHKTGYLEVLKKAFVK; encoded by the coding sequence ATGAAACCCAACACCGGATTTGGTATACTGATGTTCCTGGTAATTATAGGAACTTTTCTGGCCTGTAAGGATAAACAGAGAACCGCCCAGGAATACGATGTTGCAGCTTTTTACTGGCCAGCCTATCATTATGAACCACGCGCAGAATTTCTGTTCCCAGATAAAAAGGGGGAATGGGAAATTATTTACAACGCATCGCCCAAGGAAAAAGGACATCTTCAGCCTAAAATACCGGTTTGGGGATATTTGGATGAAGCAAATCCGCAGGATATGGATACGAAAATTGAAGCAGCCGTTGAACATGGCGTGAATACTTTTATATTCGACTGGTATTGGTACGAAGGAGAGCCTTTTCTTGAAGATTGTATTAACGAAGGTTTTCTCAAAGCTAACAGGGAGAGGATGAACTTTTATATCATGTGGGCTAACCATGACGCCACCACTTATTGGGACGTTGACAATCCGCGCATCGATTCGGTTATCTGGAAAGGTGGGGTCGACCGAAAACAATTTGATATCGTGGTAGATCGGATCATCGATAAGTATTTTAAAAACCCTTCCTATTATAAAATAAACGGTGAACCGGTGTTCTGTATTTACGAACTCAATACACTCATCGATGGGCTTGGAGGATCGGAACAAACGAAGGAAGCTCTGGATGATTTTAGACGAAAAACGATTGAAGCGGGCTTTCCAGGCTTACATTTACAGGGTATTCTTTGGTCTGAATTACCTGCCACGATCAGCGGGGTACCCGGCGATAAAATCGAGAGCCAGGATGAAGTGCTTGCTTTCTTTGGATTTAATAGTTTAACAAACTATTGTTGGGCTCATTTACAAAATCCTGCCGGTGATTATGAACAATGGGCTGATGCGGCCACAGCGATGTGGTCTGATTTTAGTGCTGATTTTTCGATACCCTATTTCCCTAATCTAACGGTTGGATGGGACGCTAATCCCCGTTTTCTATTTAAGGCTGATTATATCAGCAATCCAGCACCAGAGAAATTTTCAAAATACGTGGAGCAGGCAAAGCATTATATCGACACACATCCCGATCAGCCAAAACTTATTACCATCAACGCCTGGAATGAATGGTCTGAAGGAAGTTATCTGGAACCGGATACCTTGCACAAAACGGGTTATTTGGAGGTGTTAAAAAAGGCTTTTGTTAAATAA
- a CDS encoding TonB-dependent receptor: MYDVKNKRLKGIFLFFVFVCFNALAQQKVIVSGLVSDSQGPVPGVSVLLKGEQQGTTTDASGAYSIEVEKGNTLIFRNMGYAEKEVVIGDSQQVDVFLEATSEGLDEVVIIGYGSQQRRDLTGSVSTVSQEAIQDIPVPGVDQKLVGKVAGVQIRTITGTPGGGSSIKIRGSGSIGAGDDPLFVVDGFPLTSSEGRASNPLNVLNPDDIESITVLKDASSTAIYGSRGANGVVVITTKKGETGAPRVQASLFGGVQQVPRKGRPDMLNAHEFAQFRREMIEDAFASRGEVATDQDIPEAYRNPNQYGVGTNWYDEVFRTAPQSNINASVNGGSENARYAFSLGYLNQEGTLRYTGFERITARANIDSDIGEKFKIGVTLAPTYSTQRLNDFENSFTDVITSSLWLSPLIPVHDASGNRTPYITSPDMFGAPNPLNKLEFGGNTNKVFRGLGGAFAEYEVLEGLKARYNFNVDYSTSSGFVFNPSFVGGVNAPPETYVANSGTNRSSNFNWLSEFLLTYDKEIAPGHRIDVVAGVSAQKERNEMIQINATNYPDDKIETINDAALIQSWDQDIQEWALLSYLARVNYSLKDKWLFTGTIRRDGSSRFGTANKYGTFPSAAVAYRLGEEDFLKGKSWLSDLKLRTSYGLAGNFNIGNYTYLSNISSANYAFDGVLGGGRIINSLRNPGLTWEESAQLDIGIDLGLFNNRLNFTIDAYNRLTQNMLFDAEIPLSSGFSTAIVNSGRIRNSGLEIAVNSRNLIGEFKWTTDFNIALNRNKVLALNENNDPIFGGRSGSGLPTHITQVGHPIGQFFGYVADGIYATPDDFDNSPKHVTSVLGSIKYRDVDGNGVIEPVNDFDIIGNPQPNFTFGITNQFNYKNFDLNIVVTGSQGGQLLRQAYQYLYNIDGIFNVDRNILNRWRSPENPGDGITPTTNGAREIYRENSSIWVEDGSFLRIQNLTFGYTFPKNLLGRVGFLQHARIYGSIQNLVTFTKYSGANPDIVSMNDPNNPGQNLALAPGVDWTSYPLPRMMTLGLNVSF; this comes from the coding sequence ATGTATGATGTCAAAAATAAGCGACTAAAGGGGATTTTCTTGTTTTTTGTTTTCGTTTGCTTTAACGCTTTAGCTCAACAGAAGGTGATTGTTTCTGGCCTTGTATCGGATAGTCAAGGGCCAGTTCCTGGAGTTTCTGTCCTTCTCAAAGGTGAACAGCAAGGTACCACAACGGATGCAAGTGGTGCTTATTCTATAGAAGTGGAAAAAGGGAATACCCTTATTTTTAGGAATATGGGCTATGCGGAGAAGGAGGTAGTTATAGGAGATAGTCAACAAGTAGATGTTTTTTTGGAGGCAACTTCCGAGGGGTTGGATGAAGTCGTAATCATTGGTTACGGTAGTCAACAACGTAGGGATCTTACAGGATCAGTAAGTACCGTTTCGCAGGAGGCCATTCAGGATATACCGGTACCTGGGGTTGACCAGAAATTGGTAGGAAAAGTTGCAGGTGTTCAGATACGGACGATAACGGGTACCCCCGGAGGAGGGTCTTCTATAAAAATCCGGGGCTCGGGCTCTATCGGGGCGGGTGACGACCCTTTATTTGTGGTGGATGGATTTCCGTTAACAAGTTCAGAGGGAAGGGCTTCCAATCCGCTAAATGTTTTAAATCCAGATGATATAGAATCTATTACTGTGCTTAAGGATGCTTCTTCTACAGCAATATATGGTTCTAGAGGTGCTAATGGGGTAGTGGTTATCACAACAAAAAAAGGAGAAACCGGCGCTCCTAGGGTGCAAGCAAGCCTGTTTGGCGGAGTCCAGCAGGTGCCCCGGAAAGGACGTCCGGATATGTTGAACGCACATGAATTCGCACAGTTTCGAAGGGAAATGATTGAAGATGCCTTTGCGTCGAGAGGAGAGGTAGCCACCGATCAGGATATCCCGGAGGCATACCGTAATCCCAACCAATATGGTGTGGGTACCAATTGGTATGATGAGGTTTTCCGAACGGCGCCGCAAAGTAATATCAACGCGAGTGTAAATGGTGGATCAGAAAATGCACGATATGCTTTTTCCTTAGGTTATTTAAACCAAGAAGGGACGCTACGTTATACCGGATTCGAGCGGATCACGGCAAGAGCAAATATCGATAGTGATATTGGAGAAAAGTTTAAAATAGGGGTAACATTAGCACCCACCTATAGTACACAACGGTTGAACGATTTTGAGAATAGTTTTACAGATGTGATTACCAGTAGCTTATGGCTGAGCCCGCTGATACCGGTGCACGACGCCTCCGGCAACAGAACACCGTATATCACCTCGCCGGATATGTTTGGAGCGCCAAACCCCTTGAACAAGCTGGAGTTTGGTGGTAATACCAATAAGGTTTTTAGAGGCCTTGGTGGAGCATTTGCCGAATATGAGGTGTTGGAAGGGTTGAAAGCACGTTATAATTTTAATGTTGATTATAGTACGTCTTCTGGTTTTGTGTTTAACCCTAGTTTTGTTGGTGGCGTCAATGCTCCTCCCGAAACATATGTAGCCAACTCTGGTACCAATAGATCATCTAATTTTAACTGGTTATCGGAATTTTTGCTGACTTACGACAAAGAGATCGCACCTGGTCATCGTATAGACGTGGTCGCAGGTGTTTCTGCCCAGAAGGAAAGAAATGAAATGATCCAGATCAATGCAACAAATTATCCGGATGATAAAATAGAAACGATTAATGATGCTGCACTCATCCAATCCTGGGATCAGGATATACAGGAGTGGGCCCTCCTATCTTATCTTGCTAGGGTGAATTATTCATTAAAAGACAAATGGCTATTTACAGGAACGATTCGAAGGGATGGCTCTTCACGTTTTGGTACCGCTAATAAATATGGAACATTCCCTTCTGCCGCTGTGGCCTATCGCTTAGGTGAAGAAGACTTCCTCAAGGGTAAGTCTTGGCTGAGCGACCTTAAATTACGGACAAGTTATGGACTGGCAGGGAATTTCAATATTGGTAACTATACGTATTTATCGAATATTAGCAGTGCCAACTACGCTTTTGACGGTGTATTGGGCGGGGGGAGGATTATCAACTCACTCCGAAATCCGGGTCTGACCTGGGAAGAGTCTGCGCAGTTGGATATCGGGATAGATCTCGGCTTATTTAATAACCGACTCAACTTTACCATAGATGCCTATAACCGCTTAACACAAAACATGTTATTTGATGCAGAGATTCCTCTTTCATCTGGTTTCTCTACCGCTATTGTGAACTCCGGACGTATTCGGAATAGCGGTTTGGAGATTGCGGTGAATTCCAGAAACCTCATAGGTGAATTCAAATGGACAACAGATTTTAATATTGCATTGAATAGAAATAAAGTGCTTGCACTCAATGAAAATAACGATCCGATCTTTGGCGGACGCAGTGGGTCCGGTTTGCCTACACATATCACCCAAGTAGGACACCCGATCGGACAATTCTTTGGATATGTTGCGGATGGTATTTATGCAACACCAGATGATTTCGACAATTCACCAAAACATGTTACCTCTGTATTAGGGTCTATAAAATACCGTGATGTTGATGGCAATGGCGTCATTGAGCCTGTAAATGACTTCGACATCATCGGAAACCCGCAACCCAATTTTACATTCGGTATAACCAATCAATTTAATTATAAAAATTTTGACCTAAATATCGTAGTTACCGGCTCACAGGGCGGGCAGCTCCTCAGGCAAGCTTATCAATACTTATATAATATCGATGGTATATTTAATGTTGATCGTAATATTTTAAATAGATGGAGATCCCCGGAAAATCCGGGAGATGGGATCACACCTACAACCAACGGTGCACGGGAGATCTATCGGGAAAATAGCTCAATATGGGTAGAAGATGGTTCTTTTTTAAGAATACAAAACCTGACATTCGGTTATACATTCCCTAAGAATTTGTTGGGTAGAGTAGGTTTTTTGCAGCATGCCCGAATTTATGGAAGCATTCAGAACCTGGTAACATTTACAAAGTATAGTGGTGCGAATCCGGATATTGTTTCGATGAATGATCCTAATAATCCGGGGCAGAATCTGGCGTTGGCTCCTGGTGTGGATTGGACGAGCTACCCCTTACCCAGGATGATGACCCTTGGCTTAAATGTTTCTTTTTAA